The proteins below are encoded in one region of Paenibacillus albus:
- the efp gene encoding elongation factor P, producing MISVNDFKTGLTVEIDGDIFTVLDFQHVKPGKGAAFVRSKLKNLRNGNTVERTFRAGENIGKANIENRAVQYLYNSGTEYSFMDNESYDQFTLEKKQLEWEINFLKENMTVNITSYNGEIIGIQLPNNVDLKVTETEPGVKGNTAQGATKNATVETGLNVQVPLFINEGDVLLIDTRDGKYISRA from the coding sequence GTGATTTCAGTAAATGATTTTAAAACAGGCCTTACCGTTGAGATAGACGGCGATATCTTCACAGTTCTTGATTTCCAACACGTTAAACCAGGTAAAGGCGCAGCATTCGTACGTTCCAAGCTGAAAAACCTGCGTAACGGCAACACAGTTGAAAGAACGTTCCGTGCAGGCGAGAATATCGGTAAAGCAAACATCGAGAACCGTGCAGTTCAATACCTGTACAACTCCGGTACAGAGTATTCGTTCATGGATAACGAATCTTACGATCAGTTCACGCTGGAGAAGAAGCAACTCGAGTGGGAAATCAACTTCCTGAAAGAAAACATGACGGTTAACATCACAAGCTACAACGGTGAAATCATCGGTATCCAATTGCCTAACAACGTTGACCTGAAAGTTACAGAAACGGAGCCAGGCGTTAAAGGCAACACAGCGCAAGGCGCAACGAAGAACGCAACTGTTGAAACAGGCCTGAACGTTCAAGTTCCGCTGTTCATCAACGAAGGCGATGTTCTTCTTATCGACACGCGCGATGGCAAGTACATTTCCCGTGCTTAA
- a CDS encoding aspartate kinase, whose amino-acid sequence MSLIVMKFGGSSVGSTERMQRVARRIADYKEAGHKVVVVVSAMGDTTDDLIDQSKQLNANPPAREMDMLLTVGEQISIALLSMAIDAIGLKSKSFTGWQAGIQTEAVHGKARISDIQPDRIFAALDNGFAVIVAGFQGATEEGEITTLGRGGSDTTAVALAAALQADVCEIYTDVDGIYSTDPRVVKCARKLDEITYDEMLELANLGAAVLHPRAVEYAKNYNVNLVVRSSFTQNAGTSVKEAAVMEQGNAVRGIAFDKNVARISILGVEDIPGVLAKVFGALASSGVDVDIIVQSGTQDGKADFAFTVSLTDKDKAIAVVERIRAEVPYREVTSEENLVKVSIVGAGMVSNPGVAAKMFAAIYEQGISIKLVTTSEIRLSVVISEEHTHDVVRALHTAYDLDTAEQAFVGGPQDRR is encoded by the coding sequence GTGTCGTTGATAGTAATGAAATTCGGCGGCAGCTCCGTCGGCTCAACTGAGCGGATGCAGCGCGTTGCAAGACGTATCGCCGATTATAAAGAGGCTGGCCATAAAGTCGTTGTCGTCGTTTCGGCAATGGGGGATACAACGGACGATTTAATTGATCAATCCAAGCAGCTTAATGCCAATCCGCCTGCACGTGAGATGGATATGCTGCTAACGGTTGGCGAGCAAATTTCGATAGCTTTGCTGTCCATGGCCATTGACGCGATTGGACTGAAATCCAAGTCGTTCACGGGCTGGCAGGCAGGCATTCAAACGGAAGCGGTTCACGGCAAGGCACGTATTTCAGACATTCAACCCGATCGGATTTTTGCAGCGCTTGACAATGGATTCGCCGTTATTGTGGCAGGCTTCCAAGGCGCGACTGAAGAAGGCGAGATCACGACACTGGGCCGCGGTGGTTCCGATACGACCGCAGTTGCTCTGGCAGCAGCACTCCAGGCTGACGTGTGTGAGATCTATACTGACGTAGACGGCATCTACTCGACAGACCCACGTGTTGTGAAGTGCGCGCGCAAGCTGGATGAAATTACGTACGATGAAATGCTGGAGCTGGCTAATCTTGGCGCAGCGGTCCTGCATCCCCGTGCGGTTGAATATGCGAAAAATTATAATGTTAATCTTGTTGTACGTTCTAGCTTTACGCAAAATGCAGGCACGAGTGTGAAGGAGGCAGCAGTCATGGAGCAAGGAAATGCCGTTCGCGGTATTGCATTTGACAAAAACGTAGCACGTATCAGCATCTTAGGTGTTGAAGATATTCCAGGCGTTCTTGCAAAAGTATTCGGAGCGCTGGCATCGAGCGGCGTCGACGTTGATATTATCGTACAAAGCGGTACGCAAGACGGTAAAGCAGACTTCGCGTTCACCGTTTCTCTGACTGATAAAGATAAAGCCATTGCAGTTGTAGAGCGTATCCGCGCTGAAGTGCCTTACCGTGAAGTGACTTCCGAGGAGAACCTCGTGAAGGTTTCCATCGTTGGCGCAGGCATGGTTAGCAACCCAGGCGTAGCAGCGAAAATGTTCGCAGCGATCTATGAGCAAGGCATCAGCATCAAGCTTGTAACAACTTCCGAAATTCGTCTGTCCGTCGTAATCAGCGAAGAGCACACGCATGACGTTGTTCGCGCGCTGCACACAGCGTACGATCTCGATACGGCAGAGCAAGCTTTCGTAGGCGGCCCGCAGGATCGCCGTTAA
- a CDS encoding DUF441 domain-containing protein produces the protein MSGEVVLVVLIIVGLIGRSPIISTAACVLLIVKLIHLQRFLPTIERRGLELGLLFLTFSVLVPFASERITTKDMLSVVTSWPGILALTGGAIATYVNGKGLEMLRLDPQLIVGLVVGSIFGIVFLRGIPVGPLMAAGITAILFKLFSLIAERF, from the coding sequence ATGAGCGGGGAAGTCGTATTAGTTGTACTGATTATAGTAGGCTTAATTGGGCGATCGCCGATTATATCCACAGCGGCATGTGTGCTCTTAATCGTGAAGCTCATACATCTCCAGCGCTTCCTGCCCACAATTGAGCGCAGAGGGCTGGAGCTCGGACTGCTGTTCCTTACCTTCAGCGTACTCGTCCCTTTCGCCTCCGAACGCATCACGACCAAAGATATGCTCAGCGTCGTCACATCCTGGCCTGGCATACTAGCGCTGACTGGCGGCGCCATTGCCACCTACGTCAACGGCAAAGGGCTCGAGATGCTTCGGCTCGATCCGCAGCTTATCGTCGGCCTCGTCGTCGGCTCGATCTTCGGTATTGTCTTCCTGCGCGGCATCCCAGTCGGCCCCTTAATGGCCGCTGGCATCACCGCGATTCTGTTCAAGCTGTTCTCGTTAATCGCTGAACGCTTCTAG
- a CDS encoding 2-phosphosulfolactate phosphatase has translation MQIEVISNVNEAQSERFSHRTAIVIDVLRATSTIVAALAAGAAGIVPVETVLEARALLCDGQLLAGERFCRKIPGFHLGNSPEEFTTEIVRGRRVVLTTTNGTRALHKAMRADHVLAGSLNNAAACARTALELRRDIVLLCAGSHDEFALEDGVCAGLIISQLQATGSSPLEMNDLGAAMLGLYRNTADHLYDLISGSVTGKRLIKYGSGRDVERCSQVNCSTIVPRMQGDMLVQG, from the coding sequence ATGCAAATTGAAGTCATCTCCAACGTAAATGAAGCACAGTCCGAGCGATTCTCTCATCGGACGGCAATCGTAATTGACGTGCTTCGCGCGACAAGCACGATTGTTGCTGCGCTTGCTGCTGGAGCTGCAGGAATCGTCCCTGTCGAGACCGTGCTGGAAGCAAGAGCGCTTCTATGCGATGGACAGTTACTGGCGGGAGAACGATTCTGCCGCAAAATCCCCGGGTTCCATCTCGGCAATTCCCCCGAGGAGTTTACTACTGAAATAGTTCGCGGCCGCCGCGTCGTCCTAACGACAACGAACGGCACCCGTGCGCTTCACAAAGCGATGCGAGCCGACCATGTGCTGGCCGGATCGCTGAACAATGCCGCAGCATGCGCGCGCACAGCGCTCGAGCTGCGCCGCGATATCGTGCTGCTGTGCGCCGGCAGCCATGATGAATTCGCGCTTGAGGATGGCGTGTGCGCGGGTCTAATTATTAGCCAGCTTCAAGCGACAGGGTCATCTCCACTTGAGATGAACGACCTCGGCGCGGCTATGCTGGGACTCTATCGGAATACAGCTGATCACCTGTATGACCTGATCTCCGGCAGCGTTACGGGAAAACGATTAATCAAATACGGCAGCGGCCGCGACGTTGAACGCTGCAGCCAGGTGAATTGCAGCACCATCGTGCCGCGCATGCAAGGTGACATGCTTGTGCAAGGCTGA
- the comA gene encoding phosphosulfolactate synthase, with amino-acid sequence MKSISVAAWPSELIDPSGQRELSSRTTLERGKTMVIDKGLGRHAFSDLLETSANYMDCIKFGFGTAPLYPTDLLLSKIEQAKRCGLTVMPGGTLLETAVQQDVVSAFFRTICRLGFNGIEVSDGTIELSRKLRTELIQEGVKNGLRVVSEYGKKLTGSLVDIQELVVTAEADWQAGSEMVTIEARESGVGVGLFDANGNCAQSLLETVSRSLGGDISRIMWETPLKQQQVLLLQTFGSDVHLGNIQPTEVFSLETMRRGLRSDTFSFGVHVEPFVYMI; translated from the coding sequence GAAATCAATTTCTGTGGCGGCTTGGCCTTCCGAACTAATCGACCCGAGCGGCCAGCGTGAGCTGTCCAGCCGTACCACTCTTGAGCGCGGCAAAACGATGGTAATTGACAAAGGGCTCGGACGCCATGCGTTCTCCGATCTTCTTGAAACATCAGCAAACTACATGGATTGCATTAAATTTGGGTTTGGCACTGCACCTCTCTATCCGACCGATCTCCTTCTGAGCAAAATCGAACAAGCGAAGCGCTGCGGCCTCACCGTCATGCCAGGAGGCACGTTGCTGGAAACCGCCGTTCAGCAGGATGTTGTGTCTGCGTTCTTCCGAACGATTTGCCGTCTCGGCTTTAATGGTATCGAAGTGTCTGATGGTACGATCGAGCTTAGCCGCAAGCTGCGTACCGAGCTTATTCAAGAAGGGGTCAAGAACGGACTTCGCGTCGTTTCAGAATATGGGAAGAAGCTCACTGGTTCGCTTGTAGATATACAGGAGCTTGTGGTTACAGCAGAGGCTGACTGGCAAGCGGGATCTGAGATGGTCACGATAGAAGCAAGGGAATCCGGAGTTGGCGTAGGTTTGTTTGATGCGAATGGAAACTGCGCGCAGAGCCTGCTGGAAACCGTGAGCCGCTCCCTCGGCGGAGATATTAGCCGTATCATGTGGGAAACGCCGCTGAAGCAACAGCAAGTGCTGCTGCTGCAAACATTCGGCTCCGATGTTCATCTAGGCAACATTCAGCCAACCGAAGTCTTCTCGCTCGAAACGATGCGGCGGGGGCTGCGCTCGGACACATTCTCCTTCGGTGTTCATGTTGAACCATTCGTTTATATGATTTGA